The Sparus aurata chromosome 10, fSpaAur1.1, whole genome shotgun sequence genome includes the window tctctcttcattttccttCATCTCCTTCCATCTCTCCTCATACATCTCCTTTCTcaccttctttctctctgttctctctctctgtctctctgcttctttcTCCGCcatctccctccgtctctcctcatTCATctcctttctctgcctctccatctcctctctcactctgatcctctctgcttctctctcctccttctccttctgcctctgctcctccatctcctgcttcaccctcctcctctcctcctctctctttcctctccctctctctctcagcctcgtATTTCTCTTgcattttcttcatgttttttcatgttcttcCTGAAGTTCCCTCTCcagttcctctctctcttttcgtATTTGTTCTTCTTTTGCTTTCAGGATGCgttgtttctcctctttcatttccctctctgccttttgGAACATCTCGTTGGTGTAGTGGCTTCCTCCGTTCCTCTGCACTACATTTCTGATCTTCTGGAGCAGCTCATTGACCTGTAAGCGATCCTTCTTCTCCTTATTGTTGAAGACGTGGTACTGGTTGTTACATCTAGCCACAAGTCCTTGAAGGTCGGTGTCATCATCAAAGAATTTCTCGATGGTTGTTTCTTCAAAATCGTCACCACGAGTAAAGAGAACCATGCTGTATCTGTCTGCATCCTGGCCAAATATTTCTTGAATCTTTTGCACCATCTGCTTTTCCTCTGCAGTGAATCTGCCCACACTAATGACCACCAGAAACACATGGGGTCCAGGAGCAGCAAAACGAATGAACTGGCTCACATCTTTGACTGTTTTAGTCTCATCACACCTGTTGTCAAACAGGCCTGGAGTGTCAATGACAGCAATCTGTTGCCCATCTATCACACATTTACACTTGAAACAGTCAACAGTCACAGACTGAGAAGCGCACTTTAATTCAAAACCCTTTCGTCCCAGGATGGTGTTTCCAGCAGCACTCTTCCCAGCTCCAGTCTTCCCCACCATCACTATCCTCAGCTCCTTGTTATTTGTTATGATCTGTCCTGTGTAGAACAATGTGTGAAACTGAATCAGACATCAAGTTGCACAGACATTGTCCTTCATGTGACGTATACAAATATGGAAAAAGTAGAAACATCTGTTCACCACTTTGAGAGAGGCAACatcatttttaaacaatatataacagtttttctcaattgtttacacacaaaaactggtacttgagacacaatgaccacaacatgtaactgatgcaccaaccccctgaaccaattctgctaaactacaagcacaattcctgctttacactcaaattgcagttctaaaacacacttttttataaaacactacacacaattctctgcatctggcacaattttcataaagacaatctcttgttttcacaaggaacatactgtcattcaaaattctatgtcaattgccctactatgtgtactgactcatcacatgggcaaacacctggacaccctacacaacacactcattccaccagagcagctcaggtacgttgtcaatTGGGACAatgtaagtttccactgggctgctctggttcataactggttcactgcccacccacgctttatagttgtttatctccctccatattctcctttcctcaatcctattgagaattttttttctgcctggagatggaaagtgtatgaccgaaatccacaaatgcgtataccccttctccaagctatggaagatgcatgtaaatatatagcagttggtgcttttcatggctggattcaccatgctaggtgatgtttctcttgctgcttggccagggaaaacattgcttgtgatgtggatgaggtgctgtggccagaccgaaacagaggagagcatgctgcacagtttttttttagttttttttttactgtaactgtgtacagtaaattcttctgttgttttgtatgtagacagtatattgttgtatatgcactttgtgttggttgggatgtacactgtgtacattgtgtttgtgggaaaaataaaatatctgttaccgtgtatttgtgtgttctgagtataaaaacaatattcaaagcatttctgattctggattcaattctttgcaataaggcaaatttgacaacaaatggcactggcatgaaagctacgtagagtaatagaccacaatgacaagcaatggtgcaccgattcgcactgagtgctgtattttgtattttgttgtccactgtgtaatggttgattggaagagctcatactcttgtttgcaagttgtgttgtttgaaggaaAAAtaagcttttgttgcatattttaaatgttttggcacggttagagccttttgcaaacaaaatgagtcattttgaccatgagtgccactgtttcggcctgtgtgttaactgttttgaaaatgtggagtttgagttgactgctgcatcaaagcaatcaataaaaactgtatgatgaatgaagaagaagtgttttcgattcatcatagtgttttacactgagcacatcagtgttcaactggttcttataaatgtctattcatttgatggtttgtgtgtgtcatttgaaaacaaaacaccattttgagaagaaataatattgttttgaatgtaaagtttcattttgcaggagaattgaggggttttgcccattgtgtgtgtgatttttgatttgtgtgtagagttctgagagcatgaggcatgctttcagaaaatgagtgtaaacaatcgagaaaaactgtaattaatTGAGCTTTGCACTTCTCTGGCTTTCTCCTTTGTAAGACCTGACGTAGCCTCAGGGTACTGTTCATTACACTATTAAAAGGAAaatgcagcagtttttttttaaactgtcagcTGAGATTGACCTGCAGGGTGGAAACCTGTCCAGACAGGTAGTCAAAATTGTGACTCTATACATTGAACAGTTTCCATTGTTTTGACCCATTTGGTCTTCTGCTCAGAAGTGggtattttaaacaaaaatgagtttaaacatcaacatttaaaaaaaaaaaaaatgaatatttgttCTTCAGGGTCAAAAGTGATTAGCTTTCTTATTTGtgtaacagaaagaaaagagacatgagtgtttttttcatattctgagactGGATTTGGTCATTTACAAGACAAGAGCGCAATGTTTAGGATTGCAAATGTACCAGACAGTGTTGCTTTAGTCATGGCTAtgttgcattctgggtaatgtaggcactaTCGATagctactgagtgacatcactggattacatgcagctttctctggagaaataaaaggctttatactacctTTTCGAATACGCAGTAGTACTCTTGTCAACACACTTACATGAGTAAATTggtggaggattttttttttaaaatgtgaaatatcaGAGAACTGTGATTTCTGTGGATGACAGGCCTTGTTTTGTCCCAAAGACATTTTAGCTGAAGCTAAAGCAACACTGCCTGTCACATTTCCAATCTCTTGTCTTGTAAATGACCACATCTGATGACAGAATATGACAAGAacctgtttgaaatgttttatatttttcagtAAGTTAATTTTATaatataaaaaacagaaaataaaaatcaaagcaTTAACAAATGTCATCATCCCTTTTCACTATGGAAAAACAATACATTATTATatctagtgcagtgcccgtaagaaaaatgtattactatacatatacactactcacaataagttagggatattgtgagagactcagtggatttcatacatacggtgtctgtttcacttcagagagttttgggatagggaggcaattgtattggggtgatagacacacctcattttgtgttttccacgtaatggtctcactgtgtacagtgtgccttacatattggggccaataccaaaaaactaaaagacaacccttttcaatgtggcatcaatttcaacattctgtgggtataaaaagctggtattgtcagtaagtcattccaagttcatcattcaaacagccatgaacacaggACGTCACTTAaaggacgagcagcgccacctggccatagcgcgccttcgggtcggtggcaggcagtcaaatgttgctcgtgaacttggtgtgtctcaaagtgtcatcagcagacttgcatcaagacacagaactactggcagagttcgtgacagacccaggagtggagcccctcgagtgacagaccgcaacaatgaccagtacctaaggacctaagcactcagacatcgttatgcaactgccacacagctgcagacccagttacgagatgtgaggggtactagggtttccagacaaaccatttgaaaccgactccaccgctttggcttgaatgccagacgaccgttgcaggtgactccactgacaccaagacaccgccgtgaacgtttgcagtgggcacaagaccatgtgacctggacaatgcagcagtggtctaccgtcctgttcactgatgagtgtcgg containing:
- the LOC115589375 gene encoding GTPase IMAP family member 4-like, which encodes MVGKTGAGKSAAGNTILGRKGFELKCASQSVTVDCFKCKCVIDGQQIAVIDTPGLFDNRCDETKTVKDVSQFIRFAAPGPHVFLVVISVGRFTAEEKQMVQKIQEIFGQDADRYSMVLFTRGDDFEETTIEKFFDDDTDLQGLVARCNNQYHVFNNKEKKDRLQVNELLQKIRNVVQRNGGSHYTNEMFQKAEREMKEEKQRILKAKEEQIRKEREELERELQEEHEKT